The following are encoded together in the Coffea arabica cultivar ET-39 chromosome 1c, Coffea Arabica ET-39 HiFi, whole genome shotgun sequence genome:
- the LOC140005936 gene encoding anthocyanin 3'-O-beta-glucosyltransferase-like, which yields MPFASNSTVIEHAVVGAFVTHCGWNSTLEGVRCSVPMVAWPLFAEQFFNEKLLTDVLKIGVSVGAQEWSRITTEIIKAEALTKAVDRIMDGEKALNIRGRAKAVKETARKAVQEGGSSYS from the coding sequence ATGCCTTTTGCTTCAAATTCTACCGTTATTGAGCATGCAGTTGTGGGAGCATTCGTGACTCACTGTGGATGGAATTCAACTCTAGAGGGCGTACGTTGCAGTGTGCCAATGGTTGCATGGCCCTTGTTTGCAGAGCAGTTTTTCAATGAAAAATTGTTGACGGATGTCTTGAAAATTGGTGTTAGCGTTGGGGCTCAGGAATGGAGCAGAATCACGACTGAAATCATAAAAGCAGAAGCTTTAACCAAGGCAGTGGATCGTATTATGGATGGAGAAAAAGCCCTTAACATCAGAGGTCGAGCAAAGGCCGTAAAAGAAACAGCTAGGAAGGCAGTGCAAGAAGGTGGATCTTCTTATTCTTAA
- the LOC113727224 gene encoding superoxide dismutase [Cu-Zn], chloroplastic-like, whose product MQAALAAMAAHFILSFTAVNHHPLLSQLSNPISASSSPSSLSLHSSFHGASLKLPRQFSAAAPKPITVVAATKKAVAVLKGTSNVEGVVTLTQDDDGLTTVTVKVNGLTPGKHGFHLHEYGDTTNGCMSTGAHFNPKGLTHGAPKDDVRHAGDLGNIVANADGVAEATIVDNQIPLSGPNSVVGRALVVHELEDDLGKGGHELSLTTGNAGGRLACGVVGLTPI is encoded by the exons ATGCAAGCTGCTCTTGCAGCTATGGCCGCCCATTTTATCCTCTCTTTCACGGCCGTCAACCACCATCCTCTCCTCTCCCAACTCTCCAATCCCATTTCCGCTTCTTCTTCGCCTTCTTCTTTATCACTTCATTCCTCATTTCATGGGGCATCTCTCAAGCTTCCCCGCCAATTTTCCGCCGCCGCACCTAAGCCTATCACTGTCGTGGCAGCCACCAAGAAAGCGGTTGCTGTCCTCAAAGGCACCTCGAATGTGGAAGGCGTCGTCACTCTCACCCAAGATGATGATGGCCTCACAACTGTGACTGTAAAAGTTAATGGGCTTACTCCAGGGAAACATGGGTTCCATTTG CATGAGTATGGTGATACCACAAACGGGTGTATGTCAACAG GAGCGCACTTTAATCCGAAAGGGTTGACTCATGGAGCTCCTAAAGATGATGTCCGTCATGCGGGTGACCTGGGAAACATAGTTGCCAATGCCGATG GTGTGGCTGAGGCAACCATCGTGGACAATCAG ATACCTCTGAGTGGTCCAAACTCGGTTGTTGGAAGGGCTTTGGTAGTTCATGAGCTGGAGGATGACCTTGGAAAGG GTGGTCATGAACTCAGTCTAACTACAGGCAATGCTGGTGGAAGATTAGCTTGTG GTGTTGTCGGTTTGACTCCCATATAA
- the LOC140005938 gene encoding uncharacterized protein: protein MSEEMPKVFFELSDCRKPKDRCGRDFLEGKADNWFQGVKLVKLGMPWGEFSELLCERFSGSSSRDIVEEFNKLQQKSTVEAYEEKFEELKTLILMKNSKLDEPYFVFNFISGLKEGIKPMVKMFRPQTLMKTFKVAELQESSLEIQSKQSKASGRVAVEPIFGMYRNSANNQNRQNSYKLPAINPLSQKTDLVHREFSRIFAEEMQFRHKHNLCYRYTEEGEDTEFEGAEGEQDELTGRVGELAEVSLNALSSTLKRKSIMLMGNLGGFPVKILVDTGSSDSFINHRIVNLLQLSYQSVNPFIVTLADGTDITSGAMGPNVTWLIQEYRFQFDLKIMELGGGTSSWKSIGCASSAPSHLIFTFSVLFLAVEGVYCTFKVFTTPKTLPPERELDHRINLKPGAEPFKLKPYRYPHSHKTDIESTSPFASPVLLVKKKDYTWRLYIDYRRLNDLTVKDKFPIPNVDELLDELHDTKYMSKLDLRAGYHQLRAKSLSGITCTTLADRAQCFGREPVVLYYRRFIRGYGVISKPLTLLLKKEGFAWNHNGQMAFEDLKRVMTTAPVLNMPNFELPFVIETDACGVGMGAVLMQQGHPIAFLNKALSIQNLGLLVYEKELLALVLAVNK from the exons ATGAGTGAGGAAATGCCAAAAGTATTTTTTGAACTATCAGATTGCAGAAAACCAAAAGATAGATGTGGTAGAGATTTTTTGGAAGGAAAGGCTGACAATTGGTTTCAAGGAGTGAAGCTGGTGAAGCTTGGTATGCCTTGGGGGGAGTTCAGTGAGCTCCTATGCGAGAGGTTCTCTGGGAGTAGTTCTCGTGACATTGTGGAAGAGTTCAACAAGTTGCAACAAAAAAGTACTGTGGAGGCATATGAGGAAAAGTTTGAGGAGTTGAAGACACTAATACTGATGAAAAATTCCAAGTTGGATGAACCTTACTTTGTATTTAACTTCATTAGTGGTCTCAAGGAGGGTATCAAGCCTATGGTGAAGATGTTCAGACCACAAACATTGATGAAGACCTTTAAGGTAGCTGAACTGCAGGAATCTTCCTTGGAAATCCAGTCTAAGCAAAGTAAGGCTTCAGGGAGGGTTGCAGTGGAGCCAATATTTGGAATGTATAGGAATTCTGCAAATAACCAGAATCGCCAAAACTCCTACAAGTTACCTGCCATCAATCCCCTTTCCCAGAAAACTGACTTAGTGCACAGAGAGTTCAGCAGAATATTTGCTGAGGAAATGCAGTTTAGGCATAAGCATAACCTGTGTTATAGAT ACACTGAAGAAGGGGAAGATACTGAGTTTGAGGGTGCAGAAGGAGAACAAGATGAACTTACAGGAAGAGTGGGAGAACTTGCAGAAGTATCCTTAAATGCTCTTTCTAGTACTCTAAAGAGAAAGTCTATCATGTTGATGGGCAATTTGGGAGGGTTTCCAGTCAAAATTTTAGTGGACACAGGAAGCTCTGATAGCTTCATTAACCATAGGATTGTCAACTTGTTGCAACTGTCATATCAATCAGTTAATCCATTCATTGTAACTTTGGCTGATGGCACTGATATTACCAGTGGAGCTATGGGCCCCAATGTCACTTGGTTGATCCAAGAGTACAGATTCCAATTTGACCTGAAAATCATGGAATTAGGGGGTGGGACATCATCTTGGAAGTCGATTGGATGTGCCAGTTCAGCCCCATCACATTTGATTTTCACTTTCTCAGTATTGTTTTTAGCAGTAGAGGGAGTTTACTGCACCTTCAAG GTGTTCACAACTCCAAAAACTTTGCCCCCAGAGAGAGAGCTAGACCACCGGATCAACCTTAAACCAGGAGCTGAACCTTTCAAGCTCAAGCCTTACAGGTACCCCCACTCCCATAAAACTGACATTGAAAG TACCAGTCCCTTTGCCTCCCCTGTGTTGCTagttaaaaagaaggattacACCTGGAGACTGTACATTGATTACAGAAGATTGAATGACTTGACTGTAAAAGACAAATTTCCTATCCCCAACGTAGATGAACTATTAGATGAGTTACATGACACGAAATATATGTCCAAATTGGACCTCAGGGCTGGTTATCATCAGTTGAGGGCGAAG TCCCTCTCTGGAATCACATGCACAACACTTGCAGACCGTGCTCAGTGTTTTGGTAGAGAACCAGTTGTACT ATATTATAGAAGATTCATCAGAGGGTATGGGGTGATTAGTAAACCACTGACACTGTTATTAAAGAAAGAAGGCTTTGCATGGAACCATAATGGTCAAATGGCATTTGAAGACTTAAAGAGAGTTATGACCACAGCTCCTGTATTGAACATGCCAAATTTCGAACTTCCTTTTGTGATAGAGACTGATGCCTGTGGGGTTGGCATGGGAGCAGTGTTGATGCAGCAGGGTCATCCTATAGCTTTTCTTAACAAAGCTCTATCAATTCAAAATCTAGGGTTGTTAGTGTATGAGAAAGAATTGCTTGCTTTGGTGTTGGCTGTCAACAAGTAG